ATTTCCAATAGTTTCAAAATCGAAAACATTTTAGGAGTGTTTTTAAGCCTTTTAGCAGTAACTTCATGGGCTCTTGCAACAGTAATTTCCAACTCGACTTACAAACACTTTAAACCGATCGAATTAAACACACTTGGTTTGTTCTTTGGCACAATTTTACTTATTCCTTTTACTAATGTTAGCCACATACAAACATTATTAACAATCAATAAACCGACGTTTTTTGCTATACTATACCTTGGTATTTTGAGTATCCTTATAGGCTATACTGTATGGTTTAAAGCGCTTGAATACAAAGAAGCCTCTACCACTGCAACTTTTATCTACTTAAACCCAATAATTGGAAGTTTAAGCGGCGTTATATTTCTAAAAGAAACACTAAATACAATCATGCTTATAGGCGGTATACTTATAGTGTTTGGCTTAGTATTTGTTAATCCTCTTCGCTTAGAGAGGAAGTAATTTCCTTGTATTTAAAAATAAGTCTATCTAACATGATGGAAGAAGCACTTCTTACCGAAAGGTGGTTGAATTCACCAATCCCAACTATTGGTGGAAGAAAGGCATGAAAATTATTTTCAAACTCTTCAGGAATCCCCCATCCTGTCCCAAAAACAACAAGGATTGGGATTTCATCTTTCAACTTTATTGCAGCTTCAGTAAAGGAAATTAGGTTTTGCCTTTTCTTTGCAGAAGTCCCAATGATAAAGGGCGTTATACCTTCAACCTCTTTTATCTCATTTGCTACATCGTTAAGACTATCCTTTACAGATAAAATAGAAATAGCCTCTAACCTATTGGGATTATACTCGTATCCTACTGTTTCCCAAAAGCGTAAGATCCGCTCAACAACCTTTTTCTGCTCCTCCATTGGTTGCACAACATAAAATTTTTTTATACCATAAGTTTTTGCTGCCCTTGACATATCATGCAAGTCGT
Above is a window of Caldisericaceae bacterium DNA encoding:
- a CDS encoding DMT family transporter produces the protein ISNSFKIENILGVFLSLLAVTSWALATVISNSTYKHFKPIELNTLGLFFGTILLIPFTNVSHIQTLLTINKPTFFAILYLGILSILIGYTVWFKALEYKEASTTATFIYLNPIIGSLSGVIFLKETLNTIMLIGGILIVFGLVFVNPLRLERK
- a CDS encoding RNA methyltransferase, with product MRLYMVLLHYPVYNKNKEIVATSIVIHDLHDMSRAAKTYGIKKFYVVQPMEEQKKVVERILRFWETVGYEYNPNRLEAISILSVKDSLNDVANEIKEVEGITPFIIGTSAKKRQNLISFTEAAIKLKDEIPILVVFGTGWGIPEEFENNFHAFLPPIVGIGEFNHLSVRSASSIMLDRLIFKYKEITSSLSEED